One window of the Candidatus Chryseobacterium colombiense genome contains the following:
- a CDS encoding SH3 domain-containing protein, with protein sequence MKRLIPFIILTFTLFLLNSCFKANDNVGHDGRCTGSAYCTACSNCSGCGHCSGGGTCGVCGGGSGSNSSSGSSTKKSKSKKHRSSDSYKKSRAKSNKPPKVFIDEVNINVNSNRYIAATSMTNIYEKPSFKSKVIEKVAKSTKLIQLSKKDSWYKIQVKKSGKVGYIFNKDVK encoded by the coding sequence ATGAAAAGACTAATACCATTTATCATACTTACCTTCACTTTATTTCTTTTAAACTCTTGTTTTAAAGCCAATGACAACGTAGGTCACGATGGAAGATGCACTGGTTCTGCATATTGCACTGCCTGTTCTAATTGTTCAGGATGCGGGCATTGCAGCGGCGGCGGAACTTGCGGGGTCTGTGGTGGCGGTTCCGGAAGCAACTCGTCTTCCGGAAGTTCTACCAAAAAAAGCAAATCTAAAAAACACAGATCTTCAGATTCTTATAAAAAATCAAGAGCAAAATCTAATAAACCTCCAAAAGTATTTATTGATGAGGTAAACATTAACGTTAATTCCAATAGATATATTGCAGCCACTTCAATGACAAATATTTACGAAAAGCCTTCTTTTAAATCTAAAGTCATAGAAAAAGTTGCGAAAAGCACCAAACTGATTCAGTTATCGAAAAAAGATTCATGGTACAAAATACAGGTAAAAAAGAGCGGAAAAGTAGGATATATTTTTAATAAGGATGTAAAATAA
- a CDS encoding type I restriction endonuclease: protein MDLKIKLEQLHQKVIGLKEQIGTEEATKNAFVMPFIQILGYDIFNPTEVVPEHVCDIGTKKGEKVDYVIKNNDEPIFIIECKHWKENADAHNSQLHRYYHVSKTRFGVLTNGIVYNFYADLEKPNIMDEKPFLTINLEDLKDSSIKILESFTKTGYNLEDILGSAEALKYIKAIRKEFEKEIENPSDQLIKLLVSRFFDKPINANRLIAFKEYTKKALTTSINESISFRLKSALSINEQIEKHDDKNIQPVDENIETPKFITTEEESEGFQIVKAILREKIPSERIAPRDTQSYFGILLDDNNRKPICRLHFNTNNKYLELFHNGKDAGEKMQLNELDEIYNYRNELHQTLENYN, encoded by the coding sequence ATGGATCTTAAAATTAAACTTGAACAGCTTCATCAAAAAGTCATTGGCTTAAAAGAACAAATCGGAACCGAAGAAGCAACAAAAAATGCTTTTGTAATGCCTTTCATTCAGATTTTAGGATATGACATCTTCAATCCTACGGAAGTTGTTCCCGAACATGTTTGTGATATCGGAACAAAAAAAGGGGAAAAAGTCGATTATGTAATTAAAAATAATGATGAGCCGATTTTCATTATCGAATGTAAACATTGGAAAGAAAATGCAGACGCCCATAATTCTCAGCTTCACAGATATTATCATGTTTCAAAAACACGATTCGGAGTTTTGACGAACGGAATCGTTTACAATTTTTATGCGGACCTTGAGAAGCCCAATATTATGGATGAAAAGCCTTTTCTTACCATAAATCTTGAAGACCTGAAAGACAGTTCAATAAAAATCCTGGAAAGCTTTACTAAAACCGGTTATAATCTGGAAGATATTTTAGGTTCTGCAGAAGCTTTAAAATACATCAAAGCAATTCGGAAAGAATTTGAAAAGGAGATAGAAAACCCTTCAGATCAACTGATCAAACTCTTAGTAAGCCGCTTTTTCGATAAACCAATCAATGCCAACAGACTCATTGCATTTAAAGAGTATACTAAAAAGGCATTAACTACATCCATCAACGAATCAATCAGTTTTAGACTAAAATCTGCTCTGAGTATCAATGAGCAAATCGAAAAACATGATGATAAAAATATACAGCCCGTTGATGAAAACATTGAAACTCCGAAATTCATTACGACGGAAGAAGAATCTGAAGGATTTCAAATCGTGAAAGCAATCCTGAGAGAAAAAATCCCTTCGGAAAGAATCGCACCAAGAGATACCCAATCTTACTTTGGAATTCTGCTGGACGACAACAACAGAAAGCCGATCTGCAGACTGCATTTTAATACTAATAATAAATACCTGGAGCTCTTCCATAACGGAAAAGATGCCGGAGAAAAAATGCAATTAAATGAGCTCGACGAAATATATAATTATCGAAATGAGCTTCATCAAACATTAGAAAATTATAATTAA
- the mraZ gene encoding division/cell wall cluster transcriptional repressor MraZ, whose product MKSFIGTYECKIDDKGRLKVPSSLIKQMENFDDKAFVVKRSVFQPCLEVYPMNAWDKLMGKINKLNRFIKKNADFIRMFTAGVKTVELDNAGRLQISKDLTHFANLQKDIVITSAGELFEIWDKEAYEKVISTNETDFASLAEDVMGSFDEE is encoded by the coding sequence ATGAAAAGTTTCATTGGGACATATGAGTGTAAAATTGACGACAAAGGCCGCCTAAAAGTTCCTTCATCTTTAATCAAACAGATGGAAAACTTCGACGACAAGGCGTTTGTAGTCAAAAGATCTGTGTTCCAACCTTGCCTGGAAGTTTACCCCATGAACGCATGGGATAAATTGATGGGCAAAATTAATAAATTGAACAGATTCATTAAAAAGAATGCTGATTTCATTAGAATGTTTACGGCAGGAGTAAAAACAGTGGAACTCGATAACGCAGGAAGATTACAGATTTCCAAAGATCTGACTCATTTTGCAAATCTTCAGAAAGATATTGTAATTACAAGCGCAGGAGAATTGTTTGAAATTTGGGATAAAGAGGCCTACGAAAAGGTGATCTCTACCAATGAAACCGATTTCGCCAGTCTTGCCGAAGATGTGATGGGCTCTTTCGATGAAGAATAA
- the rsmH gene encoding 16S rRNA (cytosine(1402)-N(4))-methyltransferase RsmH, with amino-acid sequence MYHNPVLLKQSVDDLVTNPDGIYVDCTFGGGGHSREILSRLSDKGKLFSFDQDLDALKNTIDDPRFTLINQNFRFLENSLLMYGISQIDGVLADLGVSSHQFDEAERGFSTRSNAPLDMRMNIMQGLDAKRVINDYDEEQLADIFYYYGELREARKLARDIVHHRKTKSIETTEDLKKLFSYLPPHKVNKFYAQLFQAIRIEVNQELEVLKEMLVQAYNVLKPGGRLVVISYHSLEDRLVKRFLKNGMFEGEPERDIYGNYKKAFELVKSKAIIPDDKEIEENSRARSAKMRTGIKV; translated from the coding sequence ATGTATCATAACCCCGTTTTGTTGAAGCAAAGTGTAGATGATTTGGTAACGAATCCAGACGGAATATATGTAGACTGTACTTTTGGAGGAGGCGGTCACTCCAGAGAAATATTGAGCAGACTTTCAGACAAAGGAAAACTGTTCAGTTTTGATCAGGATTTAGACGCTCTTAAAAATACAATTGACGATCCGAGATTTACATTAATCAATCAGAATTTCAGATTCCTGGAAAACTCTTTATTAATGTATGGAATTTCCCAGATCGACGGAGTTCTCGCTGACTTAGGAGTTTCTTCCCATCAGTTTGATGAAGCAGAAAGAGGTTTCTCAACAAGAAGCAATGCTCCTTTGGATATGAGGATGAATATTATGCAGGGACTTGATGCTAAAAGAGTCATCAATGATTATGATGAAGAACAGCTTGCTGACATTTTTTATTACTATGGTGAACTGAGAGAAGCCAGAAAATTGGCCAGAGATATTGTTCATCACAGAAAAACAAAAAGTATTGAAACAACCGAAGACCTGAAAAAACTGTTCAGCTATCTTCCGCCGCATAAAGTGAATAAATTTTATGCTCAATTGTTTCAGGCGATAAGAATTGAAGTGAATCAAGAGCTTGAAGTATTGAAAGAAATGCTTGTTCAGGCATATAACGTTTTAAAACCGGGAGGAAGATTGGTGGTAATTTCCTATCATTCCCTGGAAGATAGGCTGGTAAAAAGATTTTTGAAAAACGGAATGTTTGAAGGAGAACCCGAAAGAGACATTTACGGAAATTATAAAAAAGCATTCGAACTGGTAAAAAGTAAGGCAATCATTCCCGATGACAAGGAAATCGAAGAAAACTCAAGAGCCAGAAGTGCTAAAATGAGAACAGGAATTAAAGTGTAG
- a CDS encoding beta-carotene 15,15'-monooxygenase, which yields MDTQSIKNLFRLKSVPIETKQEQLPKTEVDPTDESPEESRKRTYHESGYRDSSRTSGNHSTLSICLDAVYSKFQNEEKEMVEKQHQLKESYVNEQKNRETEIKALTVSQGTKEELLKTKNTEVENHQHTIETLKAEILDLPRNPEKYNVKATKGASAKFWIGLILLIPITLYLATFYISTSYSAFFKSFDAKSTVIQSVLDANAWMKAWYDGFIEVAFVTLIPFVFLGLGFLIHMFGENKIRANYIKLGLLFIVTFVFDSILAYEIESKLYELNKTFDSPPFDLKIAFTKIQFWGIIFAGFIVYIIWGLVFDFVMKEHREKDKIKSEQEIRQKKVISLSEKINILKKEIEEIIANIANIKELIIKTNGRIEELQNIIDGVIIPTKDYKLYASEYVQGWITFIGEKIAVSRTEKQTMIDDCIATYNTNLEAVGANSDNQNLVYLSSL from the coding sequence ATGGATACCCAAAGCATAAAAAATTTATTCAGGCTAAAATCTGTTCCCATAGAAACCAAACAGGAACAGCTTCCAAAAACTGAAGTCGACCCAACTGACGAATCTCCTGAAGAAAGCAGGAAAAGAACCTATCACGAATCCGGTTACAGAGACAGTTCACGAACCAGCGGAAACCACTCTACCCTTTCAATTTGCCTCGATGCAGTGTATTCTAAATTTCAGAATGAAGAAAAAGAAATGGTGGAAAAGCAACATCAGCTCAAGGAATCTTATGTTAATGAACAGAAAAACCGGGAAACTGAAATTAAAGCATTAACAGTTTCACAAGGCACCAAAGAAGAACTTTTGAAGACAAAAAACACAGAAGTCGAAAATCATCAACATACGATTGAAACGTTAAAAGCTGAAATCCTTGATTTACCAAGAAATCCGGAAAAGTATAATGTAAAAGCAACTAAAGGAGCTTCAGCAAAATTCTGGATTGGATTGATTCTTCTGATTCCTATAACTTTATATTTAGCAACATTTTATATTTCAACTTCTTATTCGGCATTTTTTAAAAGTTTTGATGCAAAAAGTACCGTCATTCAAAGTGTTTTGGATGCAAATGCATGGATGAAAGCATGGTATGATGGCTTTATAGAAGTAGCCTTTGTTACTTTAATTCCGTTTGTATTTCTGGGATTAGGATTCTTGATTCATATGTTTGGTGAAAATAAAATCAGAGCCAATTATATCAAATTGGGTTTATTATTTATCGTGACATTTGTTTTCGACTCTATTTTAGCCTATGAAATTGAATCAAAATTATATGAATTAAACAAAACTTTTGATTCGCCACCCTTTGATCTTAAAATAGCCTTTACCAAAATTCAGTTTTGGGGAATCATTTTCGCCGGATTTATTGTTTACATTATTTGGGGGCTTGTTTTTGATTTTGTCATGAAAGAACATCGGGAAAAAGACAAAATTAAAAGTGAACAGGAAATCAGGCAGAAAAAAGTAATTTCTCTTTCAGAAAAGATCAATATTTTAAAAAAAGAAATTGAAGAAATTATCGCCAATATTGCCAACATAAAAGAGCTCATCATCAAAACAAACGGCAGAATCGAAGAGCTTCAGAATATCATTGACGGAGTGATCATTCCGACCAAAGATTACAAATTATACGCATCAGAATATGTTCAGGGCTGGATCACCTTTATCGGAGAAAAAATTGCGGTTTCAAGAACGGAAAAACAAACGATGATCGATGATTGTATAGCAACGTACAATACCAATCTGGAAGCCGTTGGAGCCAATTCTGACAATCAAAATTTAGTTTATTTATCATCTTTATAA
- a CDS encoding alpha/beta hydrolase: MIFSTKKEKKYTFVEAGEGHPLVLLHGLMGGLSNFDKMVDFFSSRGFKVYVPQLPIYDLPVLNTNLTTLAKYIIKFIDSHIQGPVTIVGNSMGGHVGLILTLARPDLVKNLVLTGSSGLYERTFGDSFPRKNDRSYIRKKTEEVFYDPAVATEDLVDEVFGVVNDRMKGIKTVMLARSAIKHNMLNDLPKILTPTCLIWGKQDNVTPPEVAEDMHKFIPNSDLFWIDKCGHAAMMEKPDEFNEILYNWVKDKV; the protein is encoded by the coding sequence ATGATATTTAGTACAAAAAAAGAAAAGAAATATACCTTTGTAGAAGCGGGGGAAGGACATCCATTGGTGTTGCTGCACGGTTTGATGGGTGGTTTGAGTAATTTCGATAAAATGGTGGATTTTTTTTCAAGCAGGGGATTCAAAGTTTATGTTCCTCAATTACCGATCTACGATTTGCCGGTACTCAATACCAATCTTACAACTTTAGCAAAATATATAATAAAGTTTATTGATAGCCATATTCAGGGACCTGTTACTATTGTTGGAAACTCAATGGGAGGTCATGTCGGGTTAATTTTAACGCTGGCAAGACCTGATCTGGTTAAAAATCTTGTTCTTACAGGAAGCTCCGGTTTGTACGAAAGAACTTTCGGCGACAGTTTTCCAAGAAAGAATGACCGTTCTTATATCAGAAAGAAAACAGAAGAGGTTTTTTATGATCCTGCTGTTGCGACTGAAGATTTGGTAGACGAAGTTTTTGGTGTTGTAAATGACAGAATGAAAGGAATTAAAACTGTAATGTTGGCAAGAAGCGCGATCAAACACAATATGCTGAATGATTTGCCTAAGATTCTGACACCGACATGTCTGATCTGGGGAAAACAGGATAATGTGACTCCTCCTGAAGTTGCGGAGGATATGCACAAATTTATTCCGAATTCGGATCTGTTCTGGATCGATAAATGTGGTCATGCAGCCATGATGGAAAAACCAGATGAATTCAATGAAATTCTGTATAATTGGGTAAAAGATAAAGTTTAA
- the yihA gene encoding ribosome biogenesis GTP-binding protein YihA/YsxC — protein MVIKTATFVKSSGKWQDCPEPTIPEYAFIGRSNVGKSSLINAMMNHKDLAKTSQTPGKTQLINHFIVNDSWYLTDLPGYGYAKVSKSLRKDFEKLITNYILNRRNLVNLFVLVDSRHKPQAIDLDFIQWCGESGVPFSIVFTKVDKLKPNIAIKNVEDYKAELHKTWEDLPELYVTSAEKKVGGEEILNFIQKTNEFLINNNVSFDE, from the coding sequence ATGGTTATTAAAACAGCAACGTTTGTAAAAAGTAGTGGAAAATGGCAGGATTGTCCGGAACCTACAATTCCCGAATATGCATTTATCGGAAGATCCAATGTTGGAAAATCTTCGTTGATCAATGCAATGATGAATCATAAAGATTTGGCTAAAACTTCACAGACTCCGGGAAAAACGCAGCTTATTAATCATTTTATCGTTAATGACAGTTGGTATTTAACCGATTTACCGGGCTATGGATATGCAAAAGTTTCAAAGTCCCTCAGAAAGGATTTCGAAAAGCTGATTACCAATTATATTTTAAACAGAAGGAATTTGGTAAATCTTTTCGTGCTGGTGGATTCAAGGCATAAACCTCAGGCAATTGATCTGGATTTTATCCAATGGTGCGGAGAAAGTGGAGTGCCATTTTCGATTGTATTTACAAAAGTGGATAAATTAAAGCCAAATATCGCTATTAAAAATGTAGAAGATTATAAAGCAGAACTTCATAAAACCTGGGAAGATCTTCCCGAGTTGTATGTGACTTCTGCAGAAAAGAAAGTAGGGGGTGAAGAAATCTTAAACTTTATCCAGAAGACTAATGAGTTTCTGATTAATAATAATGTGAGTTTTGATGAGTAA
- a CDS encoding response regulator, with protein sequence MFKKILIAEDHEMGSLSVQKTLEDLNIPKVDYVYYCDDALAKVQKGLRENNPYDLLITDLSFEEDHYIQNIKDGQELIQKVREIQPSLKVIVFSSQHKSGIIDSLFKDYQINGYVRKARNDSKELKKSIASVFINEDFLSTDLKQEVKKFNSYEFSAYDITVVTLLSKGILQKNIPDHLLEKGIKYSLSSVEKKLNSLKEDLQVTSNEQLVAFCKDIGII encoded by the coding sequence ATGTTCAAAAAAATTTTAATTGCCGAAGACCACGAAATGGGCAGTCTATCTGTCCAAAAAACACTGGAAGATCTTAATATTCCTAAAGTTGATTATGTATATTATTGTGACGATGCCCTGGCAAAAGTTCAAAAAGGATTACGGGAAAACAACCCTTATGACTTATTGATCACCGATCTTTCTTTTGAAGAAGATCATTATATACAAAACATTAAAGACGGACAGGAATTAATTCAAAAAGTAAGAGAAATTCAACCTTCTCTGAAAGTGATTGTTTTTTCCAGTCAGCATAAATCAGGGATTATCGATTCTCTTTTTAAAGATTATCAGATCAACGGATACGTCCGGAAAGCCAGAAATGATTCTAAAGAATTAAAAAAGTCCATCGCCTCTGTCTTCATTAATGAAGATTTTCTTTCAACAGATCTCAAGCAGGAGGTAAAAAAATTCAACAGCTATGAATTCTCAGCTTATGATATTACGGTCGTTACTCTACTTTCCAAAGGAATTTTACAGAAAAATATTCCCGATCATCTTCTGGAAAAAGGAATTAAATATAGCTTAAGCAGTGTTGAAAAGAAATTAAATAGCTTAAAAGAAGATCTTCAGGTGACCAGCAACGAACAGTTGGTGGCTTTTTGTAAAGATATCGGGATTATTTAA
- a CDS encoding FtsL-like putative cell division protein codes for MAKRTTNRPQKKLTFIDIIKGNFLNRDEIKIHYKYFLLLFILMMAMIYSNHLVNKKIKIVNTLKEETEEYKSRNAYAQSKLIKVKMESELGKEVARDSLMTLENHPHKLLIKLDSTDAKAK; via the coding sequence ATGGCAAAAAGAACGACAAATCGCCCTCAGAAAAAATTAACTTTTATAGACATTATAAAAGGAAACTTTCTGAATCGTGATGAGATCAAAATACATTACAAGTATTTTCTCCTGTTGTTTATATTGATGATGGCCATGATTTACAGTAACCATCTCGTCAATAAAAAGATAAAGATTGTTAATACCTTAAAAGAAGAAACTGAAGAATACAAATCACGAAACGCTTACGCACAAAGTAAGCTGATCAAAGTAAAAATGGAATCGGAGTTGGGGAAAGAAGTCGCACGGGATTCTTTGATGACCCTGGAAAACCATCCTCACAAACTGCTAATAAAACTGGACAGTACAGATGCAAAAGCAAAATGA
- a CDS encoding penicillin-binding transpeptidase domain-containing protein yields MQKQNEYDNKRKKTLRWGYLFAVVALCVFVMFLTRIIILQNTNVQEIKDDYINKNYREATLKAARGNLFASDGSILATTVMRYDIYLDFKTMKDTVYTNNIGALTDSLSKMFGKSRVEFRKKFDEQRKNKNQYYTLVKGLDFDQYDRIRKFPIFKKGKNKGGFIVDRNYKRELATSEIGAGTIGMDDGEHKAGLEGAFSKYLRGTDGRRLEQRINSSQWKPIDFWKVQEPIDGEDVYTTLDLRIQDIAHSALEKQLINFEAKHGTVIVMEVETGKVRAMVNLRRDDNGEYVDSYNYAIKDNIEPGSTFKTISLLAAMDDGFIDENTTVDVGNGVWVYAKQRISDGHGGGTYDISDVLAKSSNVGSAKLITKYYADNPQIFLDHLKRWKLFDKMDIELPGITKPRFVTPESKRWNPAALASLAYGYASNINLLQLATFYNGVANGGKMLKPLFIDKIMKDGKVMYNSKPEVMVNKMASEKAIKMMTHALTKAVEKGTGKSIFTPNLKMAGKTGTARFEYWLPGPMKYRASFAGFYPADNPKYTCYVMISEPNTAKGFYGGTVSAPVFKEIAGKTFLKTPQNIEKEMLVSNKVDLNKMVEPNVKVAVNNKQMPNVVGLIGKNIIPQLENLGYRVDYKGVGRITQQFPLEGTTISKNQRIYLSLQN; encoded by the coding sequence ATGCAAAAGCAAAATGAATACGACAACAAACGTAAAAAAACGTTAAGATGGGGCTACCTCTTCGCAGTGGTGGCTTTGTGCGTGTTTGTAATGTTTTTGACAAGAATAATTATCTTACAAAACACTAATGTTCAGGAAATTAAAGATGATTACATTAATAAAAATTATCGGGAAGCCACTCTGAAAGCTGCCCGAGGAAATCTATTCGCTTCCGACGGCTCTATCCTTGCCACAACGGTCATGCGTTACGACATTTATCTGGATTTTAAAACGATGAAAGATACCGTTTACACCAACAATATTGGCGCTCTAACGGATTCTTTAAGCAAAATGTTCGGAAAATCAAGAGTTGAATTCAGAAAGAAATTTGACGAGCAAAGAAAAAATAAAAACCAGTATTATACACTGGTGAAAGGCCTTGACTTTGACCAATACGACAGAATCCGAAAATTCCCGATTTTCAAAAAAGGGAAAAACAAAGGAGGCTTCATCGTAGACAGAAATTACAAAAGAGAACTCGCAACCTCAGAAATCGGAGCCGGAACTATCGGAATGGACGACGGGGAACACAAAGCCGGTCTTGAAGGTGCTTTTTCAAAATACCTGAGAGGAACAGACGGAAGAAGACTGGAACAGAGAATCAATTCATCCCAATGGAAACCGATTGATTTCTGGAAAGTTCAGGAACCTATTGATGGTGAAGATGTTTACACAACATTAGATCTCAGAATTCAGGACATTGCACATTCTGCACTCGAAAAACAATTGATCAATTTCGAAGCGAAACACGGAACCGTGATTGTAATGGAAGTGGAAACCGGAAAAGTTCGTGCCATGGTCAATCTAAGAAGAGACGATAATGGAGAATATGTTGATTCTTATAATTATGCTATAAAAGACAACATAGAACCTGGTTCTACTTTTAAAACCATTTCGTTACTAGCTGCAATGGACGACGGTTTCATTGATGAAAATACAACAGTAGATGTAGGAAACGGAGTCTGGGTATATGCAAAACAGAGAATTTCAGACGGTCACGGAGGCGGAACTTATGACATCAGTGATGTTTTGGCAAAATCAAGTAACGTAGGTTCTGCAAAACTGATTACAAAATACTACGCTGACAATCCACAAATATTCCTGGATCATTTGAAACGCTGGAAATTATTCGACAAAATGGATATCGAACTTCCGGGAATCACAAAACCAAGATTTGTAACTCCGGAAAGCAAAAGATGGAATCCGGCTGCTTTAGCTTCTTTAGCTTACGGATATGCTTCAAACATAAACCTTTTACAATTAGCAACTTTCTATAACGGAGTTGCTAATGGTGGTAAAATGCTAAAACCACTATTCATCGATAAGATCATGAAAGACGGAAAGGTGATGTACAACTCAAAACCTGAAGTAATGGTGAATAAAATGGCCTCTGAAAAAGCCATTAAAATGATGACTCACGCTTTGACAAAAGCTGTAGAGAAAGGAACAGGAAAAAGTATTTTCACGCCAAACTTGAAAATGGCAGGAAAAACAGGAACAGCTAGATTTGAATACTGGCTGCCTGGTCCAATGAAATACCGTGCATCTTTTGCAGGTTTTTATCCTGCTGATAATCCGAAGTATACATGTTATGTAATGATCAGCGAACCGAATACGGCAAAAGGATTTTACGGAGGAACAGTTTCTGCACCTGTATTTAAGGAAATTGCAGGGAAAACTTTCCTGAAAACACCACAAAACATTGAAAAAGAAATGCTTGTGAGCAATAAGGTCGACCTTAACAAAATGGTGGAACCTAATGTAAAAGTAGCTGTTAATAATAAACAAATGCCCAATGTCGTAGGATTGATCGGTAAAAATATCATCCCGCAACTGGAGAATTTAGGATATCGTGTCGATTACAAGGGCGTTGGCAGAATAACCCAGCAGTTTCCGTTGGAAGGCACAACAATAAGTAAAAACCAGAGAATTTATTTATCTCTGCAGAATTAA
- a CDS encoding YegP family protein has product MGKFIITQRVNKEYQFNLKAANGEIILTSEGYVQKASCHKGIESVRINSQDDSRYERRTAINGKEYFVLKARNGEIIGKSQLYSTKSGMENGIASVKTNAPSAEIVDETLKN; this is encoded by the coding sequence ATGGGAAAATTTATTATTACTCAGAGAGTAAACAAAGAGTATCAGTTTAATCTGAAAGCCGCAAATGGCGAAATTATTTTAACCAGCGAAGGTTATGTCCAAAAAGCATCTTGCCATAAAGGAATAGAATCAGTGAGAATTAATTCTCAGGATGATTCCAGGTATGAGAGAAGAACTGCCATAAACGGAAAAGAATATTTCGTATTAAAAGCAAGAAACGGAGAGATCATTGGAAAAAGTCAATTATACAGCACAAAATCGGGAATGGAAAACGGAATTGCATCCGTAAAGACCAACGCTCCAAGTGCTGAAATTGTTGATGAAACTCTAAAAAACTAA
- a CDS encoding GNAT family N-acetyltransferase, translating to MSNIIWKIKTFDKFTVPELYAVLKARIDVFVIEQNCPYLDLDNYDQKAVHIWAEEDGEVLANCRIFDRGIKYEEASIGRVLTTEKARGKSLGKLLIQYAVETIENRFHTSEIRISAQDYLLKFYGDFGFEDTGKKYLEDDIPHTEMLRK from the coding sequence ATGAGTAACATAATCTGGAAAATAAAAACATTCGACAAATTTACTGTTCCAGAGTTATATGCTGTCTTAAAAGCGAGAATCGATGTTTTTGTCATTGAACAGAATTGTCCTTATCTCGATCTGGACAATTATGATCAGAAGGCGGTTCATATCTGGGCGGAAGAAGACGGAGAAGTTTTGGCCAACTGCAGAATTTTCGACAGAGGAATAAAATATGAAGAGGCTTCTATCGGAAGGGTTTTAACAACGGAAAAAGCAAGAGGAAAAAGTCTGGGAAAGCTATTGATACAATATGCTGTTGAAACGATAGAGAACCGTTTTCATACTTCTGAAATCAGAATTTCGGCACAGGATTATTTATTGAAGTTCTATGGTGATTTCGGGTTTGAAGATACCGGGAAAAAATATTTGGAAGACGACATTCCGCACACGGAAATGTTGAGAAAATAA